From Sphingomonas hengshuiensis, one genomic window encodes:
- a CDS encoding GbsR/MarR family transcriptional regulator produces MISDHPDAKAFILHWGEMGTHWGVNRSVAQIHALLYLSADPITAEDIAEALTLARSNISTGLKELMAYNIVRRVHVDGDRRDHFVAETDLWEMLMRISAERKRREIDPTIALIAELSERLARDESAPKHLRERITRMHEFMDTLGGWYDQVRRLPKPTLVTLMKMGGKIARFVSPKAPKDP; encoded by the coding sequence ATGATCAGCGACCATCCCGACGCAAAGGCCTTCATCCTCCATTGGGGGGAAATGGGCACGCATTGGGGCGTCAACCGCTCGGTCGCGCAGATCCACGCGCTGCTCTATCTCTCCGCCGACCCGATCACCGCGGAGGACATCGCCGAGGCGCTCACCCTCGCCCGCTCGAACATCTCGACCGGGCTCAAGGAACTGATGGCGTACAACATCGTCCGCCGCGTCCATGTCGACGGCGACCGCCGCGACCATTTCGTCGCCGAGACCGACCTGTGGGAAATGCTCATGCGGATCAGCGCCGAGCGCAAACGCCGCGAGATCGACCCGACGATCGCGCTGATCGCCGAACTGTCCGAACGGCTGGCGCGCGACGAGAGCGCGCCGAAGCACCTGCGCGAACGCATCACCCGGATGCACGAGTTCATGGACACGCTGGGCGGCTGGTACGACCAAGTCCGCCGCCTGCCCAAACCGACTTTGGTGACGCTGATGAAGATGGGGGGCAAGATCGCCCGCTTCGTCAGCCCGAAGGCGCCGAAAGACCCCTGA
- a CDS encoding lysoplasmalogenase family protein → MADRKDWVLAAALVAGMSYYADYWLAIEGPAAVLWKGSGVALLALWAALHARGADGRAIAAVLGLGAAGDMLLETHGLTVGALAFLAGHVLAVRLYLRHGAGPLPLLAGNAVGIALLAALLSGAGDGALGIAVYALGLGAMEGAAWTSRFPRRTVGLGAVLFVVSDLLIFARQGALAESVLPGLLIWPTYFAGQALIAWGVVTTLAKGQRG, encoded by the coding sequence ATGGCGGACAGGAAGGACTGGGTGCTTGCGGCCGCGCTGGTCGCGGGGATGAGCTATTATGCCGATTATTGGCTGGCCATCGAAGGGCCCGCGGCCGTGTTGTGGAAAGGCTCCGGAGTCGCGCTGCTGGCATTATGGGCGGCGCTGCACGCGCGGGGCGCCGATGGGCGTGCCATCGCGGCGGTGCTCGGGCTGGGCGCGGCGGGGGATATGCTGCTGGAGACGCATGGGCTGACCGTCGGGGCGCTCGCGTTCCTCGCGGGGCATGTGCTGGCGGTGCGGCTGTATTTGCGCCACGGGGCGGGGCCCTTGCCGTTGCTGGCGGGCAATGCCGTGGGCATCGCGCTGCTGGCGGCATTGCTGTCGGGTGCGGGGGACGGCGCCCTGGGGATTGCGGTCTACGCGCTTGGGCTGGGGGCGATGGAGGGTGCGGCGTGGACCAGTCGCTTTCCCCGCCGCACCGTCGGGCTGGGGGCGGTGCTGTTCGTCGTCTCCGACCTGCTGATTTTCGCCCGGCAGGGCGCGCTTGCCGAGTCGGTGCTGCCGGGGCTGTTGATCTGGCCGACCTATTTCGCGGGTCAGGCGTTGATCGCCTGGGGCGTGGTCACCACGCTTGCTAAAGGACAGCGCGGATGA
- a CDS encoding DUF488 domain-containing protein gives MKVFTIGYEATTMAEFLAALQRAGVERVIDVRALPLSRRPGFSKNILAASLNDAGIEYVHLKALGTPKRGRDAAKKGDVATLEAVYEDQLALPEAQAQAARMRALAAEKPSALLCFERDPRHCHRTLLLAAEGEGAEVVDLMP, from the coding sequence ATGAAGGTTTTCACGATCGGCTATGAAGCGACCACGATGGCGGAGTTCCTGGCGGCGCTCCAGCGCGCCGGCGTCGAGCGCGTGATCGACGTGCGCGCGCTGCCGCTCTCGCGCCGACCGGGTTTCTCGAAGAACATCCTCGCCGCCAGCCTGAACGACGCGGGCATCGAATATGTCCACCTCAAGGCCCTCGGCACCCCGAAGCGCGGGCGCGATGCCGCGAAGAAGGGAGACGTCGCCACGCTGGAGGCGGTGTATGAGGACCAGCTCGCGCTGCCAGAGGCGCAGGCACAGGCGGCGCGGATGCGCGCGCTGGCGGCGGAGAAGCCGAGCGCGCTGCTGTGCTTCGAACGCGATCCCCGGCATTGCCACCGCACGCTGCTGCTCGCCGCGGAAGGCGAGGGCGCCGAGGTGGTCGACCTGATGCCCTGA
- a CDS encoding class II 3-deoxy-7-phosphoheptulonate synthase: MTTLAGSKIRRFREDRALSRAAFGAWFDTPGSTVQGWEEEGKRASPAVLNQIAANGIAHHQDWYVHVRNLEQDMGWSPESWKAAEARQLPNYPDPAALDAATTQLSSYPPLVFAGEARELTTELARVSRGEAFLLQGGDCAESFAEFHPNNIRDTFRVLLQMAVVLTFASKLPTVKLGRMAGQFAKPRSADTETIDGVTLPSYRGDNVNDIAFTPEARNPDPKRMIQGYSQSAATLNLLRAFAQGGYANLHQVHKWTHDFMGKSPWAAKFADVADRIGEALDFMEACGINPETVPQLKGTQFYTSHEALLLPYEQALTRQDSLTGDWYDTSAHMLWIGDRTRFDGSAHVEFLRGIGNPIGMKCGPSLEPDALLRLLDTLNPNRTAGRMTLITRYGHDKIEAGLPKLVRAVKREGHPVVWSCDPMHGNVVKAANGYKTRPFDRILAEVRGFFAVHRAEGTFAGGIHAEMTGQNVTECTGGAVDVTETSLADRYHTHCDPRLNAGQSLELAFLLAEMLNEEMAERRKAAA, encoded by the coding sequence ATGACAACACTCGCAGGCTCCAAGATCCGCCGTTTCCGCGAAGACCGCGCGCTTTCCCGCGCGGCGTTCGGGGCATGGTTCGACACCCCCGGCTCGACCGTACAGGGCTGGGAGGAAGAGGGAAAGCGCGCGTCCCCCGCGGTTCTCAACCAGATCGCCGCCAACGGCATCGCCCATCATCAGGACTGGTACGTCCATGTCCGCAACCTGGAGCAAGACATGGGCTGGTCGCCTGAAAGCTGGAAGGCCGCGGAGGCGCGGCAATTGCCCAATTACCCCGATCCCGCCGCGCTCGATGCCGCGACGACGCAGCTTTCGTCCTATCCCCCTTTGGTGTTCGCGGGCGAGGCGCGCGAGCTGACCACCGAACTCGCCCGCGTGTCGCGCGGCGAGGCGTTCCTGCTCCAAGGTGGCGACTGCGCGGAAAGCTTCGCCGAGTTCCACCCCAATAACATCCGCGACACCTTCCGCGTGCTGCTCCAGATGGCGGTGGTGCTCACCTTCGCGTCGAAGCTGCCGACGGTAAAGCTCGGCCGCATGGCGGGCCAGTTCGCCAAGCCGCGCTCGGCGGATACCGAGACGATCGATGGCGTCACCCTGCCCAGCTATCGCGGCGACAATGTCAACGACATCGCGTTCACGCCGGAGGCGCGCAACCCCGATCCCAAGCGGATGATCCAGGGCTATTCGCAATCGGCGGCGACGCTCAACCTGCTGCGCGCCTTTGCGCAGGGCGGCTATGCGAACCTGCACCAGGTCCATAAATGGACGCACGACTTCATGGGCAAGAGCCCCTGGGCCGCCAAGTTCGCCGATGTCGCCGACCGGATCGGTGAAGCGCTGGACTTCATGGAGGCGTGCGGGATCAACCCGGAGACGGTGCCGCAGTTGAAGGGCACGCAATTCTATACCAGCCATGAGGCGCTGCTGCTCCCCTATGAGCAGGCGCTGACGCGGCAGGACAGCCTGACCGGCGACTGGTACGACACCAGCGCGCATATGCTGTGGATTGGCGACCGCACCCGCTTCGACGGCTCGGCGCATGTCGAGTTCCTGCGCGGGATCGGCAACCCGATCGGAATGAAATGCGGCCCCAGCCTCGAGCCCGACGCGCTGCTGCGGCTGCTCGACACGCTCAACCCGAACCGCACCGCGGGGCGGATGACGCTGATCACCCGATACGGCCATGACAAGATCGAGGCGGGGCTGCCCAAGCTCGTCCGCGCGGTGAAGCGCGAGGGGCATCCGGTGGTGTGGAGTTGCGACCCGATGCACGGCAATGTCGTCAAGGCGGCGAACGGCTACAAGACGCGGCCGTTCGATCGCATCCTGGCCGAAGTGCGCGGCTTCTTCGCGGTGCATCGGGCCGAAGGGACCTTTGCCGGCGGCATCCATGCCGAGATGACCGGACAGAACGTCACCGAATGCACGGGCGGCGCAGTGGACGTGACCGAGACGTCGCTCGCCGATCGCTACCACACGCATTGCGATCCCCGGCTCAATGCGGGGCAGAGCCTGGAACTCGCGTTCCTGCTCGCGGAGATGCTCAACGAGGAAATGGCGGAGCGGCGCAAGGCGGCGGCCTAA